The following are encoded in a window of Ruminiclostridium herbifermentans genomic DNA:
- a CDS encoding tetratricopeptide repeat protein, producing the protein MTISYLKYYKVLYFIAGLLVDIIPKFSIKIYNKALDIYIKKSLNVDFIGILLDIAVNLDILGRKDEALLLYEKIVEINPLEARAHYGMAIIYDDKKDYTNAIFSYKRAIEIDPEYVEAYFFLANVLDESGEKETAAEYYEKAIELEPDHFWAYNNLAAVYEDLGKYDKALASIRKGLKLEPDNYRALFNAGVIMNKLGYSNKAIEYYVKSMEQNEKYPYTYLNLSIIYVEQNDYEKAIEIISKGTNNCPNSSFLFYNRACFYVHQEKFEQAICDLVKAVSLSKELEEYMKDDKELEPLKSLEQYRNLFEYSIEN; encoded by the coding sequence ATGACTATTTCATATTTAAAGTATTACAAAGTTTTATATTTTATTGCTGGCTTATTAGTTGATATAATTCCTAAGTTTTCAATAAAAATTTATAATAAAGCATTAGATATATATATAAAGAAAAGTTTAAATGTCGATTTTATAGGGATATTGTTAGATATAGCTGTAAATCTTGATATATTAGGAAGAAAAGATGAAGCGCTATTGTTATATGAAAAGATAGTTGAAATAAATCCATTAGAGGCTAGGGCGCACTATGGAATGGCAATTATTTATGATGACAAGAAGGATTACACTAATGCTATTTTCTCATATAAACGTGCTATTGAAATAGATCCGGAGTATGTTGAAGCATATTTTTTTCTAGCTAATGTATTAGATGAAAGTGGTGAAAAGGAAACAGCAGCAGAATATTACGAAAAGGCTATCGAATTAGAGCCAGACCACTTTTGGGCATATAATAATCTTGCTGCCGTTTATGAAGATTTAGGCAAATATGATAAGGCCTTAGCTTCGATAAGAAAAGGTTTGAAGCTTGAGCCAGATAATTACAGGGCATTGTTTAATGCCGGTGTTATTATGAATAAACTTGGATATTCAAATAAAGCAATAGAGTATTATGTTAAATCAATGGAACAGAATGAGAAGTATCCATATACATATTTAAATTTATCTATTATATATGTAGAGCAAAATGACTATGAGAAAGCTATAGAAATAATATCAAAGGGCACAAATAACTGCCCAAACTCTTCATTTTTATTTTATAATAGAGCTTGCTTTTATGTGCATCAAGAAAAGTTTGAACAGGCAATTTGTGATTTAGTTAAAGCTGTTAGTTTGAGCAAGGAACTTGAAGAATATATGAAAGATGATAAGGAACTTGAGCCACTAAAAAGCTTAGAGCAATATAGAAATTTGTTTGAATATTCAATAGAAAACTGA
- a CDS encoding phosphotransferase family protein, with the protein MSSITKTNISNENIVSIVKKAFGENTAINKIKEIKEGFFNTAYCLTIEGSRKIVLKVSPPKHVKVMRYEKDIMENEIEVLKKLSSSVNVPVAKVLYYDGDRDIIENEYFFMEYIEGTPLDNIYDELNEAQRNSISSELGKYVKQITGIKSDFFGDISKKEKQFSTWSETFLFMIKELLDDAKDIRVKLPYDYNTIYNLIKKYSDILDKVEEASLVHKDLWKGNIFVNPQNPEITGILDFERAIYGDILLEPVCGFLLHDTAFMNSFIGRSYLEEDEKVRSIMYSIYLFLIMVIECSYRRYPWENCDKWARKQLLDALDELMNYTG; encoded by the coding sequence ATGAGCAGTATAACAAAAACAAATATTTCGAATGAAAATATAGTTAGTATAGTCAAAAAGGCATTCGGAGAGAATACAGCGATAAATAAAATAAAAGAAATAAAAGAAGGTTTTTTTAATACAGCCTATTGTTTGACTATAGAGGGGAGTCGCAAAATAGTATTAAAAGTGTCGCCTCCAAAGCATGTAAAAGTAATGAGATACGAAAAAGATATAATGGAAAATGAAATAGAAGTTTTGAAGAAATTAAGTTCTTCAGTAAATGTGCCTGTTGCAAAGGTCTTATATTATGATGGTGATAGGGACATTATTGAAAATGAGTATTTTTTCATGGAATATATTGAAGGAACGCCTCTTGACAATATATATGATGAACTAAATGAGGCGCAACGAAATTCCATTTCTTCAGAACTTGGAAAATACGTTAAGCAGATTACTGGTATTAAATCTGATTTTTTTGGTGATATTTCAAAAAAGGAAAAGCAATTTAGCACATGGAGTGAGACCTTCTTATTTATGATAAAGGAATTATTAGATGATGCTAAAGATATTAGAGTGAAATTACCTTACGATTATAATACCATTTACAATTTAATTAAGAAGTATAGTGACATTTTGGATAAGGTTGAGGAAGCCTCCTTAGTGCATAAGGATTTGTGGAAAGGAAATATTTTTGTTAATCCCCAAAATCCTGAAATCACGGGCATCCTTGACTTTGAACGGGCTATTTATGGGGATATTTTATTAGAACCTGTATGTGGTTTTCTTTTACATGATACTGCTTTTATGAATAGCTTTATTGGCAGGTCATACCTAGAAGAAGATGAGAAAGTTCGCTCAATAATGTATAGCATCTATTTATTCTTGATAATGGTTATTGAATGCTCTTACAGAAGATACCCGTGGGAGAATTGTGATAAATGGGCAAGGAAGCAGCTTCTTGATGCATTGGATGAATTAATGAACTATACTGGTTGA